A genomic window from Bdellovibrio sp. SKB1291214 includes:
- a CDS encoding 6-pyruvoyl trahydropterin synthase family protein, with the protein MSTTLHLAKQNFKFSAAHFLIFDEKHAEKLHGHNYQVKVDIKAPADDTQHADGYFMDFNVFKKYIKAALDRWDEIVLLPEKHPDMKFKSTEKSLEVTFRDRFYVFPLSEVILLPVTNTSVENLSRLLAEDFYREFKKYGVQSITVTVEETTAQGASTTIP; encoded by the coding sequence ATGTCCACGACCTTGCATTTGGCTAAGCAAAATTTCAAATTTTCAGCGGCGCACTTTCTGATCTTTGATGAAAAGCACGCGGAAAAGCTTCATGGCCACAATTATCAAGTGAAGGTGGATATTAAAGCCCCAGCAGACGATACTCAGCACGCTGATGGCTATTTCATGGATTTCAATGTCTTTAAAAAATACATCAAGGCGGCCTTAGATCGCTGGGATGAAATCGTGCTTTTGCCGGAAAAACATCCAGACATGAAATTCAAAAGCACCGAGAAATCCCTCGAAGTCACATTCCGTGACCGCTTCTATGTATTCCCCCTGTCCGAAGTGATTCTGTTGCCAGTGACGAACACAAGCGTCGAAAACTTGTCGCGTTTATTGGCTGAGGATTTTTATCGGGAATTTAAAAAGTACGGGGTTCAGTCAATCACGGTGACAGTCGAAGAAACCACTGCTCAGGGTGCCTCCACGACGATTCCCTAG
- a CDS encoding FeoA family protein, with protein sequence MTLLDTKIKPGQTVEILKIAGEHLLRERLHEMGLRAGMELTILGRAPFGGPLLVRFKTSFLALRNEEAACAQVTLK encoded by the coding sequence ATGACTTTGTTAGACACCAAAATAAAGCCTGGTCAGACAGTGGAAATCCTGAAAATCGCAGGGGAGCATCTCTTGCGTGAACGTCTTCATGAGATGGGACTGCGTGCAGGCATGGAGCTAACAATTCTGGGAAGAGCTCCCTTCGGCGGGCCTCTTTTAGTTCGCTTTAAAACAAGCTTCCTGGCTTTGCGTAATGAGGAGGCGGCATGTGCCCAAGTGACGTTGAAATAG
- a CDS encoding NAD(P)/FAD-dependent oxidoreductase: MAKIFNNIEIPIDQDLEEKLQWMVPEHGPYRILRQSVDARRAHSPHFVYSIEVAEKGETLNIPEFNLEKIATPKEKPLIVGTGPAGLFAALRFVERGVPCVLFERGSDSGARMKGINQYWRHGKLDTRNNVCYGEGGAGLYSDGKLITRIKSPHIPYVMNRLVRFGAPAEIQWLSNPHVGSDRIRRVIPKLREFLKANGCEIHFNTQVTEILMEGKQTVGVRTEHGTEFRSPHVILATGHSAEDMINHLNDIGVHLDGKSFAMGLRIEHSQADINKIQYRQFSEHPKLGAANYKLADHDDKTGIGVYSFCMCPGGYVLSAGTEEDGIVCNGMSNYNRNSPFANAAIVVSIDHNKLFGNDVFGGMKLRRQLETQALKSVRAAGGTKELPAQNLLDFLGGTHSKKGPRDLRPGSSPSGAINIRLDEILPSHMTKRIQEGLNKFNRNMKGFVVENAQLYGIESRTSCPVRVTRDNETLQSITHAGLYPAGEGAGYAGGITSAACDGIKIAEKIIEQLQ, from the coding sequence ATGGCAAAGATATTTAATAATATCGAGATTCCTATTGATCAGGACCTTGAAGAAAAACTTCAATGGATGGTTCCCGAGCACGGACCGTACCGCATTCTCCGACAAAGCGTTGATGCCAGACGCGCTCACTCTCCCCACTTTGTATATTCGATCGAGGTCGCTGAAAAAGGCGAAACTCTGAATATTCCCGAATTCAATTTAGAAAAAATCGCGACTCCCAAAGAAAAGCCTTTAATCGTCGGCACAGGTCCCGCGGGATTGTTTGCAGCTTTGCGATTTGTGGAGCGTGGAGTTCCTTGCGTATTATTTGAACGTGGTTCTGATTCCGGCGCTCGCATGAAGGGCATCAATCAGTACTGGCGTCATGGTAAGCTCGACACTCGCAATAACGTCTGTTACGGCGAAGGTGGCGCGGGTTTATATTCAGACGGAAAACTTATCACTCGTATTAAATCTCCGCATATTCCTTACGTGATGAATCGCTTGGTCCGATTCGGTGCCCCCGCGGAAATTCAATGGTTGTCAAATCCACACGTCGGTTCAGATCGTATCCGTCGTGTGATTCCTAAGCTTCGTGAATTCTTAAAAGCCAATGGCTGCGAAATCCATTTCAATACTCAAGTGACTGAGATTTTGATGGAAGGAAAACAAACTGTCGGAGTGCGCACTGAACATGGCACTGAATTTAGATCTCCCCATGTGATCTTAGCGACGGGCCATTCAGCGGAAGACATGATCAATCACTTGAACGACATTGGCGTTCATCTGGATGGTAAGTCCTTTGCGATGGGTCTGCGAATTGAACACTCCCAGGCTGATATTAATAAAATCCAATATCGTCAGTTTTCAGAACATCCAAAATTAGGAGCTGCAAACTATAAACTGGCTGATCATGATGATAAAACCGGTATCGGTGTTTATTCATTCTGTATGTGCCCAGGTGGATATGTGTTATCTGCAGGAACTGAAGAGGACGGTATCGTTTGTAACGGGATGAGTAACTACAATCGCAACTCGCCGTTTGCGAATGCGGCGATTGTTGTTTCTATCGATCACAATAAATTATTCGGCAATGACGTCTTTGGCGGAATGAAGCTTCGCCGTCAGCTTGAAACTCAAGCTTTGAAATCCGTTCGCGCGGCGGGTGGAACTAAGGAATTGCCGGCGCAAAATCTTTTGGATTTCTTGGGTGGAACTCATTCTAAAAAAGGACCTCGCGATCTGCGTCCGGGTTCGTCACCTTCCGGTGCGATCAACATTCGTTTGGATGAAATTTTACCTTCCCATATGACGAAACGTATTCAAGAGGGTTTGAATAAGTTTAATCGCAACATGAAGGGCTTTGTTGTTGAGAACGCTCAGCTTTACGGAATTGAATCTAGAACGAGCTGCCCAGTACGTGTGACTCGCGATAACGAAACCCTCCAGTCCATCACTCACGCAGGTTTATACCCCGCAGGCGAAGGCGCTGGTTATGCGGGCGGGATTACGTCTGCCGCTTGCGACGGCATCAAGATCGCAGAGAAAATCATCGAACAACTACAGTAA
- a CDS encoding glycosyltransferase family 4 protein, protein MKPVRVLHVIHSYSWGGLELYSTELIIKLQNTSVEQWVLCFAGSRIAKELHAAGVRTIETSAKKLSKLKEASLVRKAISAHNITHLHSHTRKDMWATCVARWFNGEIKHVYNLYMNALPKQDFVHKALFRRVDALCSSSEDILKDVRKNFPIAPEKLKLIRYGRETDKFVSTPGARDEIRQKFDVKPGQIVVGTLCRVDAGKGVRELVESLDYLSDEDIQKVQIWVIGDRTIVGHNDSGETTYEPESQALYEWVQARAASDRLKGHLHQIPFQREYVPYIEALDIFTLASYNETYSLSVIDAMMMAKPVIGTNAGGTPEQVGGTERGILAEPRSGQSLAECIRYYLKHPEKAHKHGEKGREWALHNHNWPNTLKHFTELYQKL, encoded by the coding sequence ATGAAACCAGTTCGCGTTCTGCATGTTATTCATTCGTACTCATGGGGCGGACTGGAGCTTTACTCCACAGAGCTGATCATTAAGCTGCAAAACACCAGCGTTGAACAGTGGGTGCTGTGCTTTGCAGGCTCACGCATCGCCAAAGAACTTCACGCTGCGGGCGTTCGCACGATTGAGACTTCTGCAAAAAAACTTTCTAAGCTAAAAGAAGCTTCTTTAGTTCGTAAAGCGATCTCAGCTCATAACATCACTCACCTCCATTCTCACACCCGTAAAGACATGTGGGCGACGTGTGTGGCTCGTTGGTTTAATGGCGAGATTAAACATGTCTACAATCTTTATATGAATGCGTTGCCCAAGCAGGATTTTGTTCACAAAGCCTTATTCCGACGTGTGGATGCCTTGTGCAGTTCTTCAGAAGATATTTTAAAAGACGTTCGTAAGAATTTTCCCATCGCTCCTGAAAAATTGAAATTGATTCGTTACGGACGAGAGACTGATAAATTTGTCTCAACTCCCGGTGCTCGCGATGAAATTCGCCAGAAGTTTGATGTGAAGCCTGGACAAATCGTCGTTGGAACTTTGTGCCGCGTGGATGCGGGCAAAGGAGTTCGCGAACTGGTTGAGTCTTTGGATTATCTTTCCGACGAAGACATTCAAAAAGTACAGATTTGGGTGATCGGCGATCGCACCATCGTAGGTCACAATGATTCTGGCGAAACAACGTATGAACCCGAATCACAAGCTTTGTATGAATGGGTTCAAGCTCGCGCGGCTTCAGATCGTTTAAAAGGTCATCTGCATCAGATTCCTTTCCAACGCGAGTATGTTCCTTACATCGAAGCCTTGGATATCTTTACTTTGGCTTCTTACAACGAAACTTATTCCCTTAGCGTCATTGATGCCATGATGATGGCAAAGCCGGTGATTGGAACAAACGCAGGTGGCACACCTGAGCAAGTTGGCGGCACGGAGCGCGGAATCCTAGCAGAACCACGCTCGGGTCAATCCTTGGCGGAATGTATTCGTTATTACTTAAAGCATCCCGAGAAAGCCCACAAACATGGCGAAAAAGGCCGCGAGTGGGCTTTGCACAATCACAACTGGCCGAACACTTTAAAGCATTTCACAGAGCTTTATCAGAAACTATAA
- a CDS encoding GlsB/YeaQ/YmgE family stress response membrane protein → MHILGTLLIGFLVGLVARFFMPGKQGLGIIMTTVLGIVGAVVGTYIGQALGWYAEGEPAGFFASVFGAMVILLLARLLARN, encoded by the coding sequence ATGCACATTTTAGGTACATTGTTGATTGGCTTCCTTGTAGGACTTGTTGCACGTTTCTTTATGCCTGGTAAGCAAGGTCTTGGTATCATCATGACGACAGTTCTGGGAATTGTGGGAGCTGTTGTCGGAACTTATATCGGTCAAGCATTAGGCTGGTATGCGGAGGGAGAACCGGCAGGTTTTTTTGCTTCCGTGTTTGGAGCCATGGTGATTCTGTTGTTGGCGCGCCTTCTTGCTAGAAATTAA
- a CDS encoding DUF4421 family protein, which produces MFLKGSILISLLVLSNGVSAAPNTPAKRNGKTPVTITSQPVLTPSKTSPPPPQTAVPPVTTSEATKKAIKSEYENSLQVGMLLKTLKATTSGAGNNHNVALDPNTPPGYALGYSNRPLGVSLEANVAYGAAKADKVATSAEDYQLRYFSGRLGAEFIYQRYKGFNQSPTSDANNDGFITTDEYSLPDLKISMLQAQFEWAYYGVSALEAFGPNWRKPSVDGIAFYALMSLSQVEIENPEPFLPQSTPADYGEDATLVKGKYQSMAAGLGSSYVWQWTRFYIAVFGSAQAGPQKQVYETTTTRWDNLKYTWWIQAKMAIGYDWGPWYMSIIGHTQPVNVDLKTMDMSFFSQAAGLYFGSRF; this is translated from the coding sequence TTGTTTTTAAAAGGATCGATACTAATCAGCCTTTTAGTTTTGAGCAACGGGGTGTCGGCGGCGCCGAACACACCTGCAAAACGTAACGGAAAAACACCGGTCACGATCACCTCGCAACCGGTACTCACTCCATCGAAAACTTCTCCCCCACCACCACAGACAGCAGTTCCCCCGGTTACGACTTCCGAGGCGACGAAAAAAGCGATTAAATCAGAATATGAAAACTCCCTCCAAGTGGGTATGCTGTTAAAAACTCTCAAGGCTACGACTTCGGGTGCAGGTAACAATCACAACGTCGCTCTTGATCCGAACACTCCCCCTGGTTATGCCCTTGGTTATTCCAATCGTCCTTTAGGTGTTTCGTTGGAGGCTAACGTTGCTTATGGCGCAGCCAAGGCCGATAAAGTAGCGACGTCAGCCGAGGATTACCAACTTCGTTACTTCAGTGGACGCTTGGGTGCTGAATTCATCTATCAACGCTACAAGGGATTCAATCAAAGCCCTACTTCTGATGCGAACAATGACGGCTTTATCACAACTGATGAGTACTCATTACCGGACCTTAAAATTTCGATGCTACAAGCTCAGTTTGAATGGGCTTACTATGGTGTAAGTGCTTTAGAAGCTTTTGGTCCTAACTGGAGAAAACCTTCGGTGGATGGTATCGCGTTTTATGCCTTAATGAGTCTTTCCCAAGTCGAAATAGAAAATCCCGAGCCCTTTCTTCCGCAAAGCACTCCTGCTGATTACGGTGAAGACGCAACTTTGGTTAAAGGAAAGTATCAAAGCATGGCCGCGGGTCTTGGGTCTTCTTACGTGTGGCAGTGGACAAGATTTTATATTGCAGTATTCGGGAGCGCACAGGCGGGCCCGCAAAAACAAGTTTATGAAACGACCACCACTCGCTGGGATAATTTAAAATACACCTGGTGGATTCAAGCAAAGATGGCAATCGGCTACGACTGGGGCCCTTGGTATATGAGCATCATCGGGCACACTCAACCAGTTAACGTGGATTTAAAAACAATGGATATGTCGTTCTTCTCGCAAGCGGCTGGTCTGTATTTTGGCTCCCGCTTTTAG
- a CDS encoding HEAT repeat domain-containing protein gives MHSKKVLWFTFILSLFSMPALAKRTVCTITLNSDNEKKIFTSKYKKEGVDFKELTDYKTDNDDKNWFDKACQSGVKCDALIISGHFGGTFFGEDTNLTLPLQTLERKACSKTCDGILSQPKEVYLFGCNTLADKGKDRRTPQQYREVLLNDGISEAYVDRIVAARYSPVGESFKSTMQKVFSGVPQIYGFDSIGPSGKTVSSFLKKYLNQVPNYSQRLDNLEAQKVMNQVAQGSQIAQKFNGEWNTAMKGTASAACSGAAPEERKECKLFDPNASQYEKMLTVESLLNEPDRKNHFLVVEEYLNGINMKKLSADEQEVLNRIKNNTIAAEELKSLTPKLNNVLETKLPLMDLAGKVGWMSSDEVAAEMGKTMTAAMKGDGLTNTKVQAFCSVRNPPDVDKISAQASWYQNSNFLTVVGCWQGTTGKKSLSTGVVSQLARQLDSSDPDTAVEALGMVKSSVGADAGLQKKVASMLYSKDINISAAAMSVLGNVQNPSQEVIQIVSQGLNSQNPEVARRSAFTIRNMGVQDPGLKQKALQVAPQMQPW, from the coding sequence ATGCACTCCAAAAAAGTTCTTTGGTTCACTTTCATTTTGAGTCTCTTTTCGATGCCGGCCCTTGCTAAGCGCACGGTTTGTACTATCACTTTGAATTCCGACAACGAGAAAAAAATCTTTACATCAAAGTATAAAAAAGAGGGCGTCGATTTCAAAGAGCTCACGGATTATAAAACAGATAACGACGATAAAAACTGGTTTGATAAAGCCTGCCAAAGTGGAGTCAAGTGTGACGCTTTGATCATCTCGGGTCATTTCGGCGGTACTTTCTTTGGTGAAGATACGAATCTAACTTTGCCTCTACAAACCTTAGAGCGAAAAGCCTGTTCAAAAACCTGTGATGGAATTTTGTCCCAGCCTAAAGAAGTTTATTTGTTTGGTTGCAACACCTTAGCGGATAAAGGCAAAGATCGTCGCACGCCTCAGCAGTACCGAGAAGTTTTATTAAACGACGGTATCTCTGAAGCCTACGTTGATCGCATCGTGGCAGCACGCTATAGTCCGGTCGGCGAATCCTTCAAATCAACGATGCAAAAAGTGTTTTCAGGAGTGCCACAAATCTACGGATTTGATTCTATTGGTCCCTCTGGAAAAACCGTTTCTTCTTTCCTTAAGAAGTACTTAAATCAAGTTCCAAATTATTCTCAGCGCCTGGATAATCTTGAAGCGCAAAAGGTGATGAATCAAGTCGCTCAAGGCAGTCAGATAGCGCAAAAGTTTAATGGAGAATGGAATACCGCTATGAAGGGGACGGCCTCGGCGGCCTGCAGTGGAGCGGCTCCTGAAGAACGCAAGGAATGTAAGCTATTTGATCCCAATGCGTCCCAGTATGAAAAGATGCTAACGGTAGAGTCTTTGCTAAATGAGCCCGATCGTAAAAATCATTTCTTGGTGGTTGAAGAGTATTTAAACGGGATTAATATGAAAAAACTCTCTGCTGACGAGCAAGAGGTTTTGAATCGCATTAAAAATAATACGATTGCCGCAGAAGAGCTCAAATCACTCACGCCTAAATTAAATAATGTGCTGGAAACAAAACTTCCTTTGATGGATTTAGCGGGTAAAGTCGGCTGGATGTCATCCGATGAAGTGGCTGCAGAAATGGGTAAAACGATGACGGCTGCCATGAAAGGTGATGGTTTAACCAACACCAAGGTTCAAGCATTCTGCTCTGTTCGAAACCCTCCAGACGTTGATAAAATCAGCGCTCAAGCAAGCTGGTATCAGAATAGCAATTTCTTAACTGTAGTCGGCTGCTGGCAAGGAACAACGGGTAAAAAATCTCTTTCTACGGGTGTGGTCTCTCAGTTGGCTCGCCAGTTGGACAGTTCAGATCCTGATACCGCCGTCGAGGCCTTAGGCATGGTAAAATCCAGCGTCGGTGCAGACGCAGGCCTGCAAAAGAAAGTCGCTTCCATGCTGTACTCCAAAGATATCAATATTTCTGCGGCAGCGATGTCGGTGTTAGGAAACGTGCAAAATCCTTCGCAGGAAGTGATTCAGATCGTGTCGCAAGGTTTAAATTCGCAAAACCCTGAGGTGGCAAGACGGTCTGCTTTTACAATTCGCAATATGGGTGTGCAAGACCCTGGTTTAAAACAAAAGGCCTTGCAAGTCGCTCCGCAAATGCAACCCTGGTAA
- the queD gene encoding 6-carboxytetrahydropterin synthase QueD, producing MKFELKQHFQIESARFLPHLPASHPCSRMHGHSFKIVLTLVGPLDEKIGWVIDYNDIQAAMKPLLEQIDHRVLNEVPGLENPTSELLAKWIFNHAKKVLPILTRVSVAETPATECAYPA from the coding sequence ATGAAATTCGAACTGAAGCAGCATTTTCAAATTGAATCCGCCCGTTTCCTGCCCCATTTGCCAGCAAGCCACCCGTGCTCGCGTATGCACGGCCACAGCTTTAAAATCGTGCTGACTTTAGTGGGCCCTCTTGATGAAAAAATTGGATGGGTGATCGACTACAACGACATTCAAGCCGCTATGAAACCCCTGTTGGAACAGATTGATCACCGGGTTTTGAATGAGGTGCCGGGCCTTGAAAATCCCACCTCTGAACTCCTGGCAAAATGGATCTTTAATCATGCAAAAAAAGTTTTACCGATACTCACTCGCGTGTCGGTAGCGGAGACTCCGGCGACAGAGTGCGCGTACCCAGCATAA
- the asd gene encoding archaetidylserine decarboxylase (Phosphatidylserine decarboxylase is synthesized as a single chain precursor. Generation of the pyruvoyl active site from a Ser is coupled to cleavage of a Gly-Ser bond between the larger (beta) and smaller (alpha chains). It is an integral membrane protein.), which yields MSAITRILPKRSLSRFVGKLMHFKGPKMWARISVKGFAWWYNIALHEADKAYNEYPSIGEFFIRKLKPGLRPIGSAWAVHPADSVITQAQTIEKGTLIQAKGHTYELKEFTMDPDAYKKWDGGFFMTYYLCPTDYHRVHSPVDGGISDVRYMPGELWPVNEWSTTNVKDLFSINERVLVEIQTDMGPVGVVFVGATNVGHIVLSFDETIRGNQAGVPEYQHKKYSPALTVKRGDELGMFRMGSTIVMLYPPSFQQKFSHNLDLGPSVKVNASLIK from the coding sequence ATGTCAGCAATCACTCGTATTTTACCTAAAAGAAGCCTTAGCCGATTCGTCGGCAAACTTATGCATTTTAAAGGGCCTAAAATGTGGGCACGTATCTCCGTTAAGGGATTCGCCTGGTGGTACAACATCGCCCTTCACGAAGCCGATAAAGCTTATAACGAATACCCCAGCATTGGGGAGTTCTTTATTCGCAAATTAAAGCCAGGTCTTCGACCGATTGGCTCGGCGTGGGCTGTCCATCCCGCTGACAGCGTGATCACCCAGGCGCAAACGATTGAGAAGGGTACTTTGATTCAGGCAAAAGGTCACACCTATGAACTGAAAGAGTTCACGATGGACCCTGACGCCTATAAAAAATGGGATGGTGGGTTTTTTATGACTTATTATCTTTGCCCTACGGACTACCACCGGGTGCACTCTCCCGTGGACGGTGGCATTAGCGATGTTCGTTATATGCCCGGCGAGCTCTGGCCCGTCAACGAATGGTCCACAACCAACGTTAAAGACTTATTCTCCATCAACGAGCGTGTTTTGGTCGAAATCCAAACCGATATGGGTCCCGTGGGAGTTGTCTTTGTGGGAGCCACGAACGTCGGTCACATCGTTCTTAGTTTCGATGAAACTATCCGCGGAAATCAGGCGGGTGTTCCAGAGTATCAACACAAAAAATACTCTCCCGCATTGACGGTCAAACGCGGTGACGAACTGGGAATGTTCCGAATGGGGTCAACGATTGTGATGTTGTATCCACCTTCGTTTCAGCAGAAATTCTCCCATAATTTAGATCTGGGACCTTCTGTGAAAGTAAATGCTTCGTTGATTAAATAA
- the feoB gene encoding ferrous iron transporter B, protein MCPSDVEIVNVAAAGNEERVIALVGAPNSGKTTLYNWLTGSRFKTVNYPGATVEYSLGRLAPHLGTGIQAMDTPGTYSLHPKSADEVVTIKSIYENPEFGEATGIVVVIDGTQLSRHLQLALQVKETGFPMIVVITMADLLRREGIEIDMDYLRKTLNCPVVQFDGLLAGGLLEIVAEAQKIPLDSFPKRPRVWDFDELDLKMKECDRIAKEALSHKTDHPEVRLKKIVATTEKIDRLLLHPILGLVMFLVIMGALFSSIFWLAAPFMDYVDQGFSFLNKVVGDLGPGTLWADFLANGVVSSFGAVLVFVPQIFILFFGIGLLESSGYLARAATLIDRPFSALGMSGRSFVPILSGFACAVPAIIATRNISSSRDRWITSFVIPLMQCSARLPVYALLIAFLFHGESAVMAGIVFASLYLGSLFVGGLAAGIVNKFLPHNDNSFFMMELPIYRKPKLRVLLRQSLTRTMNYVKRAGPMIFVFAVIIWVGTNFPNYNIENPHDKLEQSYAGQLGKVIEPVVAPMGVDWRVGVGLISAFAAREVFVSSLAVTFNIADDNEDTQQQSLLAQMSTAVNQHGEKVFTMSSVIGLMIFFMIALQCMTTVAIQAKESGSIKMALGQLVAFNVFAYVLVVIVVQGLRALGVS, encoded by the coding sequence ATGTGCCCAAGTGACGTTGAAATAGTAAACGTTGCAGCCGCTGGCAATGAAGAGCGTGTGATCGCTCTTGTCGGCGCTCCCAACTCTGGAAAAACAACTCTTTATAACTGGTTGACGGGTTCTCGGTTTAAAACTGTGAACTATCCAGGTGCGACTGTTGAATACTCTTTAGGGAGATTAGCTCCTCATTTGGGAACTGGAATCCAGGCGATGGATACACCAGGGACCTACAGTCTTCATCCCAAAAGTGCTGACGAAGTCGTTACCATCAAATCTATTTATGAAAATCCTGAATTTGGAGAAGCCACGGGTATTGTAGTCGTGATCGACGGAACTCAGTTGTCGCGTCACTTGCAACTTGCTTTGCAAGTGAAAGAAACTGGTTTTCCAATGATCGTGGTTATCACCATGGCCGATCTTTTGCGCCGTGAAGGTATCGAAATCGACATGGATTACTTGCGTAAAACTTTAAATTGCCCTGTGGTGCAATTTGATGGGTTGCTTGCTGGGGGCTTGCTTGAGATCGTGGCTGAAGCGCAGAAAATTCCTTTGGATTCATTTCCAAAGCGCCCCCGCGTTTGGGATTTTGATGAGTTGGATTTAAAAATGAAAGAGTGCGATCGCATTGCAAAGGAAGCACTTTCTCATAAAACCGATCATCCTGAAGTTCGTTTGAAAAAGATCGTAGCAACGACTGAAAAAATCGACCGCCTGCTATTACATCCGATACTTGGGCTGGTGATGTTCCTAGTGATTATGGGGGCTTTGTTTTCTTCGATCTTCTGGTTGGCAGCTCCATTCATGGATTATGTCGATCAAGGTTTTAGTTTCCTGAATAAAGTGGTGGGTGATTTAGGACCTGGCACTTTGTGGGCAGATTTCTTGGCAAACGGTGTCGTATCAAGTTTTGGTGCGGTTTTGGTTTTTGTTCCGCAAATCTTTATTTTATTTTTTGGTATAGGACTACTTGAAAGCTCGGGTTACTTGGCTCGGGCAGCGACGTTGATCGATCGTCCCTTTTCCGCACTGGGAATGAGCGGTCGTTCTTTTGTTCCGATCTTATCAGGGTTTGCATGTGCAGTTCCTGCGATCATCGCGACAAGAAATATCTCTTCAAGTCGAGACCGCTGGATCACATCTTTCGTAATCCCACTGATGCAGTGTTCGGCTCGTTTGCCGGTGTACGCTTTGCTTATTGCGTTCTTGTTCCATGGGGAATCGGCAGTTATGGCAGGGATCGTCTTTGCATCCTTGTATTTAGGTTCGCTATTCGTTGGTGGCTTAGCTGCGGGAATCGTTAATAAGTTCTTACCTCATAACGACAACTCGTTCTTTATGATGGAGCTTCCGATTTATCGTAAACCTAAGTTGCGCGTTCTGCTTCGTCAGTCTCTGACTCGCACGATGAACTACGTGAAGCGTGCAGGTCCCATGATCTTTGTCTTTGCTGTGATCATTTGGGTGGGAACAAACTTCCCGAACTACAATATCGAAAATCCCCACGACAAGCTTGAACAATCCTATGCCGGTCAATTGGGTAAAGTGATTGAGCCTGTGGTGGCTCCGATGGGTGTTGACTGGCGAGTGGGTGTCGGTTTGATTTCCGCGTTTGCGGCTCGTGAAGTATTTGTTTCTTCGTTAGCGGTGACGTTTAATATCGCAGACGACAACGAAGATACTCAGCAACAGTCCTTGCTTGCGCAGATGAGTACCGCTGTAAATCAACACGGGGAGAAGGTCTTCACCATGAGCAGTGTGATAGGTCTTATGATCTTCTTTATGATTGCACTCCAATGTATGACCACGGTCGCGATTCAAGCAAAGGAAAGCGGTTCTATCAAAATGGCCCTGGGCCAGCTTGTGGCCTTTAACGTCTTCGCCTATGTTCTAGTGGTGATAGTTGTTCAAGGACTCCGCGCCCTCGGCGTCTCCTAA